One window of the Labilibaculum sp. genome contains the following:
- a CDS encoding sigma-70 family RNA polymerase sigma factor: MEINPNLSEKAQYDYRLVLSAINGTQKAYEELFKRYKDAIFFMLLKMVNNKNDAEDLTFEAFGKAFRNIKQYSPKYAFSTWLFKIASNNCIDFLRKKKGNTISIDGKDDAENERSISLESNTLNPEQEFIRDQKARIMRSEVGRLKERYRRLIELRYFEEFSYEEIAKELNLPIGTVKAQLFRARELLFNTLKDTEIKIDKKKD, encoded by the coding sequence ATGGAAATAAATCCTAACCTCTCGGAAAAAGCTCAATACGACTACAGGCTTGTTTTATCTGCCATTAATGGTACTCAAAAAGCATATGAGGAGCTTTTTAAAAGATACAAAGACGCAATTTTCTTCATGCTATTAAAGATGGTGAACAATAAAAATGATGCAGAAGATTTAACGTTTGAGGCATTTGGGAAAGCATTTCGAAATATTAAACAGTATTCTCCAAAATATGCATTCAGCACCTGGCTGTTTAAAATTGCGTCCAACAACTGTATTGATTTTCTTCGGAAAAAGAAAGGCAATACTATTTCTATTGATGGGAAAGACGACGCTGAAAACGAAAGAAGCATATCTCTGGAATCAAATACTCTAAATCCCGAACAAGAGTTTATTAGAGACCAAAAAGCCCGAATAATGCGCAGTGAGGTAGGCCGATTAAAAGAACGCTACCGAAGATTAATTGAGCTGCGTTATTTTGAAGAATTTTCCTATGAGGAAATTGCGAAAGAATTAAATCTGCCTATTGGCACTGTAAAAGCACAATTATTTAGAGCTCGGGAATTACTTTTCAACACCCTAAAAGATACTGAGATAAAGATTGATAAGAAAAAAGACTAA